Proteins encoded by one window of Dioscorea cayenensis subsp. rotundata cultivar TDr96_F1 chromosome 6, TDr96_F1_v2_PseudoChromosome.rev07_lg8_w22 25.fasta, whole genome shotgun sequence:
- the LOC120263645 gene encoding probable transcription factor At1g11510, with translation MTGYNGKYKAIHYIKGKPSALAKIASVQRCRRLGSSSSSFRWVPSVPISSPLPPLPTTKRPPLEKIPHRRRRRSNSKPASPSPTKKFSSKSIIPKTKPSTKSSQKPTVAAAAAAAAAAAAAAAVADDDDDDDDDEEDESDDSPVAGKKDPKEKEDEEGEASSDEEEDEDEEEEEPAKQQPLKKPDSSAMPGSGSDSGSDSDSEPSEKQAVAKVEPAAESGKKRQRISAPSEVENSEKKQKLFQRVWGQEDETKILETIISFYSNKGSEHPSNAGTSTTDLDGILNLLKKSVTAEFTKGQLGTKIRNLRRKFQTNASREKKNAGLKFSKPHDQEVYELSKKIWQLTEPLGDGIGSVKPVKSKGVKSVKSKGKSSSLKKVKEQDGDDLEVDACYEYLAKAIAWAKPLNMDNLSINKGLKLIDPAKARPLEKRLRALESERFGHRMKWMDKLEEASQMIKDAVEKSAAYAFCHLATAQSPLEGSTLT, from the exons ATGACG GGTTATAATGGTAAATATAAGGCTATACACTATATAAAAGGGAAACCCTCAGCCCTCGCGAAGATTGCTTCTGTTCAGCGTTGTCGGCGTTTGGGTTCCTCGTCTTCTTCCTTTCGATGGGTTCCAAGCGTCCCAATCTCAAGCCCCCTTCCTCCTCTTCCGACGACGAAGAGGCCTCCGCTGGAGAAGATTCCTCatcggaggaggaggaggagcaacAGCAAACCCGCCTCTCCTTCTCCTACGAAGAAATTCTCTTCGAAATCCATCATTCCAAAGACCAAACCTTCCACCAAATCCTCCCAAAAACCAACCGTTGCTGCTGCCGCCGCcgccgctgctgctgctgctgctgctgctgctgttgctgatgatgatgatgatgatgacgatgacgaGGAAGACGAATCCGATGACTCCCCTGTCGCCGGGAAGAAAGATCCGaaggaaaaagaagacgaagaaggagAAGCGTCAAGCGATGAAGAGGAGGACGAGGACGAGGAGGAAGAAGAGCCGGCAAAGCAGCAACCTTTGAAGAAGCCGGATTCCAGTGCTATGCCCGGCTCCGGTTCTGATTCCGGCTCCGATTCCGATTCTGAGCCCTCTGAGAAGCAGGCAGTGGCTAAAGTTGAACCAGCTGCTGAATCAGGCAAGAAGAGGCAAAGAATTTCAGCCCCTTCCGAGGTAGAGAACAGtgaaaagaagcaaaagctCTTCCAGAGGGTTTGGGGACAGGAAGATGAAACCAAAATCCTTGAGACCATCATCTCTTTCTACTCTAATAAAGGCTCTGAGCATCCTTCCAATGCCGGCACTTCTACTACTGACCTTGATGGTATCCTTAACTTGTTGAAGAAATCCGTTACTGCTGAGTTCACCAAGGGTCAGCTTGGTACTAAGATTCGCAATCTCAGGAGGAAGTTCCAGACCAATGCTTCTCGAGAGAAGAAAAACGCAGGCCTCAAGTTCTCGAAGCCGCATGACCAGGAGGTTTATGAGCTCTCGAAGAAGATATGGCAGCTAACAGAGCCTCTTggagatggcattggcagtGTGAAGCCAGTGAAGAGTAAAGGTGTGAAATCCGTGAAGAGTAAAGGAAAGTCCTCGTCTTTGAAAAAGGTGAAGGAGCAGGACGGAGATGATTTAGAGGTTGATGCCTGCTATGAGTACCTTGCAAAGGCAATTGCTTGGGCAAAGCCTTTGAATATGGACAATTTGAGTATAAACAAAGGGTTAAAATTGATTGATCCCGCAAAGGCAAGACCATTGGAGAAGAGACTTCGGGCATTGGAGTCAGAGAGATTTGGGCATCGTATGAAGTGGATGGATAAACTTGAGGAGGCTAGTCAAATGATCAAGGATGCCGTAGAAAAATCAG CTGCGTATGCCTTCTGTCACTTGGCCACCGCACAATCCCCACTTGAGGGTTCAACCCTCACTTGA